The Elgaria multicarinata webbii isolate HBS135686 ecotype San Diego chromosome 7, rElgMul1.1.pri, whole genome shotgun sequence nucleotide sequence ACTTCCTTCTATGTTGACATTAGTTTACATGAATACAAGTTTACTTTTTCTCCATGACCTCAAAGAGTTGTTTATGTGACACAGGGAGATTTATTCAGCTATGGCTTTGTGAAGCAACCACATCTGACAAGGCAAGGTGTCATTTGACTTTAAAAACCGCTTGCTTCAGTAGCTTTGACACTGCGCTGTTTAAAATTTAACAGTAGAACCCAAACTGGACCCACACTTCAATGAGACTCACATGGTTTGGACCTTTTTTCCCCTTGAAACTCTTTCAAAAGGCTCAAGGGACTAATTTGTTTGTGCACGATAGATACGGAACTGTTGGGATATAGTACTGTCAAGTCCTTGTTGCCCATGAGcaactgaaaggggaaacagGGATGCCTGGAGGTTATGGGGTGATAAGAGTAGATCAGCCTGCACTACCCCCAAGAACCCCAAATGCCTGATGAGATAGTAGCCATTCTCTTTGCTGGTCTATCCACCTTCATTCTTGTCCTCCTGATAAGTAAATGATACTTCTACCTCCTCCTCATCCAGCCCTGATTGGCCAGACTGTGCTTTCTCTAGATCTCAGCCTCACAGCTCATATTACTAGGTTACAACCATATGGAATCTATTGCAGCAAGATGAGGCTGTGTGCAATCACCCAGGCTAATGCCCAGAGGCCCATGCCTAGCATGGGAATTAAGTCATTGATGCTTGCCCTGAATCTAGGGCTGAACTGGAGAAAACATGTGTTACTAGCTGCTGATATACATGAACATTTATCAACCTTGTATATCTTGTCCCTATGCATGTCCTTGGAAGAGATAGGATAGTAGCCTTATATTGCTGCATTAGAATTTTCACTAatgttttatattattgtttataTAAAGACACCCAAATGCTACTTTACAGTTAGATTTGTAAAGCTATGCTATGATGCATTTAAGATTGGTAGATCTCTCCAAGTCTAGGTCATAAACTTCAGTTTGAATATGAACTAAGAGAGGTTTTCTGTACTAGTTATTTGGTGGGGAAGGTGTGGTCGGGAGTGGTGGTTTAAAGCCGAAAATCTGTGTAGCTTCAGGACAGAGCTTTACCAACCCACATCGACTAAGGTCTTAAAAAGAACAGTTTCAAAAGAACTGTTCAAAAGAACAGTTtcaaaagaactttaaaaaaccaaattcctaaaaaaatagATATTTGACAGTCATTATTTGGGTGTCAAATTCACACATGCTGATGGCTGATAAATCAAACAAGTTAAGTTGGAGATAAATTTGATCttccaaaatgtcttggtctcatctgcacgcacagaattgaggtttttttaaaaaaataaataaatagaaaaaccaTTTAagacgattttttaaaaaataaacataccCTTACTAATTCAGTTCACTGAATTTCACCAACACGATCGAAATACTCCTTTTAAACATTCTAATCTTAAACATATTTAAACTGGAATTTCACCTATGATATAATACACAATCTTCCGCATTTAACTGACATACTGACTTTTTGTATCTTGGTGTAGCTGATTTATTATAAGAGTGGCATCCTGTAGCTATCCTATGGCTGTGAGCATGGCCACTATGGTGGCAGACTCCTTCTCTTAGTATTAACTAAAAAGGGGGTTCAAGGCAAAGTTGGCAAGAgtgttcattgcatttttattttttgacagCAGAGTTTAATCGTTTATATTGTAAATATTTTTAGTGGCTCCAGTATACCTTTAGGGTTTAATATCATAATAGCAGCTATGAGGCTGTTTTAATTTACTCAGGGGATCATTCTACCTCTGTGTTGACTTGGATCTTAAGAGTTTGAAACCCTCAAAATTAGGACAAGGAATTTCAGGCTAGCTGGAGAATAAAACTGCTGGTTTCCAAATCTCTTTTCAactctaattttaaaaaatacaccttACTGTTACAACATTATTTCTCCAAACCTGTCAAGAGCACCTTATTAAACTTAGGTGTAGCATAAACACTATGGAGTATctaattccccaccaccaccaattagtTCCATTGCTTAATATACAATCTGCTCCTTtgcttaggaagctgccttatgccatgTCAGACCAtgctctatctagcccagtattattgacagtGAGTGACAGTGCCTCTCAGGGGTTTAGGTTGCATTAAAACAAATCATAAATTAAGAAGTCAAGTCGGCTCGACCAGCCAAAAGCCTATCTAAATACATTTTCTAAAACACCACAGCAGCCAATAAAACTGTCAAgagacttttttttgttttgtttttaaaaagaagattttTCTTCTTATAGAAAGCCAGGAAGTCAAAATGTATGCAGGCTGTTTGTTTTGCGTGCCATTGAAGTGTTTACGTCATCTTACTTTTTGTCAACATTATGCTTTCAGCATGTGACACTTCCTGAGATGCCTGCTGTTCTGGTCTTCAAAGATGGAACTTATTTTGTGTATGATGGTAAGTTTAAGAGCATATCATGCTTTTTGTCTCAGCTAGCTTGGAACATTTGCCTGCTGGTTGATCAGTGGCAGTTTTGAAGCTTTCCGGGCTGCCACTTTACTAGCCGCTTCCAGCCAACTTCTTCCATTACTGCCTCCCAGTTTTGTTGTCCAACTGATTCAGTATTCAATAGGTACTGGGTATGTTCAGTCCTCATTAAGCTCTTTTTGGTCCACCATCCCCTTGTGTTTTTGTTTAGAGGATGTTTGTGGATAGTGCTGCTTTAGCTACATATGGGTTGACACTATTAGTATATATGATGTTGGGATGAGAAAGCATAAGTTAATATGAAATGCTGATAACATTCctctcactcccccctcccccatttcttaatggttttttttaaaagaatatgaaGATGGTGATTTGTCATCCTGGATAAATAGAGAGAGATTTCAGGGGTATCTTAACGTAGATGGATTTACACTCTATGAACTTGGAGACACAGGTATGTATTTCTTTCAAACTTCTATCATATATTTAATGACATATTTCTGTATCTAAAGTCATATTCCACGAGGTATTTCTGTATCTAAAGTGAGAGGtgggggtgtttttgtttttaacacatttttGGAATTCTTAGAAGGATTGTGTGAACATGTCTTTCCCACTCATACACCCATGCTTCTTTGGACCATGGTGTAATGACACTAAGCACCCACACTGTTACTTAATGCTAAGAACTGATCAGCACATCCGAAAATTAATTTCCCTATGGATATCTTAGATGTTAGGCTAAAACTTTTCCTCCCAGGCACTCTATCTTTACATGGACAGTAAATACCAAGAATGAAATTTCCCCCTACCTGTATGTTACTATTCCAGGATAACTGTACAGTATGCTTTTATTGAACATATAGGTCAGCCTATGTTGGTCACCAAAATATGATAGCCTTATATGCAAATAAGGCATCTTAAGAAGAAGGCTAATCATGGTGGGATTTCCTTATTTGAAAACTCTTACCTTCATCCAAATGATCTTCCTTCAGAGGTCTTATGTGGCTGGAATTCATTTTTGTTTGAGAAAGTGTTTACTGAATTACTAAAAAAGTGTTTTACTGAATttggttctttgtttttttctagGAAAATTAGTGGCTATTGCAATTATTGATGATAAAAATCTTTCTGCTGAACATACAAGGTATGCTGGTGGGTTATTCTGTATGTTAAAACATGACTCATCATTTAAAAGTTAAACCTCTTGAATTTAATACTATTAAGATCTTTAGATACTGATGAGAAAGACGACCCAGATAAAAATGAATCAGACTTCCTCAGATCTTAGGAACAAAGTAAATAGGGCTTTGATCCTAAGCATAATTACTAGGAAATAAGTATCTTGAGCTCACTTACTATCTGTAGGATCAGGCTGTCAGTCAGAGTTGTGGAGCTTCTTCAGTATTGAAAACCACAAAAATTTGAGTGAGAGTATCAGAGTTAACTTCTATGTTGTTTTTTCTCTAAGTTATATAACTAATGTGGCGTGTGTGTATATGTTTCTGTGGACATGGGGTTGAATGTAATGGGTTGATTATGCCCCCACTGATTCTTTCCCACCCTGCTAATTCACTTTTGCAAGTGGTGTGTCCCACTGATTGCATTGCACAATTGGGACCCATTGCTTACCCAAGAGAGACTAGCACTTCCTAGGGAAAGCTCCCAAATGAACGGAAGTACTTGTTCCTGGAAGAAGGCAGTTCAGCAGAGCTTCTTTATGGAAGAGCTAAATTGCCTTTCCACAAATGGTGGGGGCCGCTTGCGCAATGCAGTCGGTGGAACAGAACTACTATTGGTTAATGTGTCATTCTGCTGATGGTGGTATTGTTGTTACGATGCAAAAATGTGAAAAATCTGAGCCATTGTCTGAAAATTCTTAATACATGGATTTAGAAATACAAAGAATTGGACAAATAAGATGtgatgcttttttctttctttttttgcattgctCCTAGAATCATTAATAGTTCTATGAtagtgattttgtttttgttttgttcagtgCTAGAAACCTGTTCTTGGgctttttaaatataattaattaattgtttaaTTCTATGCTTGCTCCCAGAAGGAGTGAACGAATCTGACTCGGTTTCAATGTGTGCTGTAACTTGGATTTTTTATTTGCTTTGTGTATAGGAGAAATGTTTGTCCAGTTCAGTGAAAAACATTTATACAGTAGGTAATGGCAGGAAACTGAGTAAATGATAGATTTCTTGTAAAACAGGAGCCCAAAGGACAGTCCAAATGCAAAGGCCAGACTATAGCTTTGCCTTCATTAGCAGGCTTCATCCTTATGCACTATACTACATTTGTGTGCTTGGGGCCATTATGTTTCATTCCTAAGGGATTACTATTTAGATGCTGAACTCCTGTGAAATCTTTCTTTTACAGATTGAGGTCTATTGTTCAGGATGTTGCTAAAAATTATAGAGACCACTTCCATAGGTACGTATACATATTTTACAATGTATTATTTTTAGTGTTCGTAACTGTATGTCCTACTTGAGTGTTAAGTAAATATTTTGAATTCTGGTAGTTTTGATTGTGACACTTGTATAAAGAATCCTTTTGTGATCTCTGGGTAATGCATCTTTGGTTGAAAAGCTCTTTAAGTCTGGAAGAGAAATGGAAGAAACAGTGCAGTGCATTCCTGTGTATGCCTACTTAgaagtagggcttacttccaggtagcaGGTATAGGAATAGTGTGTAAATCTTTTGGCATTCTCTACACTTTCACAGTGTGTGTATAGACGTACACACAGACACAATATTTTCATTGTCTTTCCACATAATGATATCCACGGTGAGTAATAAATATGGTAAgatgaaaaataaaacagttgATAGTATATAAAACAGGTGAAAAATATATCCTTAAACCCGACTGTTAAAAACAAAGGAGATGAAAAGGGTCAGTGTTCACATGTCATTGGAAGACCACTAGAGAAGGGGCTAATTCAGCCTCCCTAGGAAAGAAGTTTCAGAGCATCGGCCCAGCTGCTGAAAAGAAATTTTCCAAACACACTTCAGACATTGaccagacagaaaaaaaggcctctgCTGATCTTGAAGACCTGTGTAAATTTGTATCAGAAAAGGTGGCCCTTTGGATAATCtggtctcaagccatttagggcttcataggtcaaaaccagcactttgagttgtgCCCAGAAATGGGCTGCTTGTCACTGAAGCTCTTGTTGCAAAGAAGTGACATATTCAGTATGAACAGCTTGTCTTCAGCATTCTGAACCTGCAGCATtctcagctgaagtttccaaacacagaTCTTATTGTGAAGTAACTAAGCTCACCTTGACAAGTTTTTACAGCTGCAGGGATGGAAGCAGTAGGCATATTAGCACCAGCTGTGTAAAAACACTTCTGGCCACCACTAAGTCCAGGACTTCGAGATTAAAGGttgaatccaggagcacccctaaATTGAATACCTCCGTTTTCAAGGGGAGGGCAATGCCGTCTAAGACAGGTTGAATCCCTGTTCCCTTATCTGCCATTCTACTGAcaaggagcacctctgtcttggcTGGATTAAATTATGTGCCCGTATCTAAGGTGTTACTGACACAGGAACCGCTGTAAGTCCCGTTACAGACTGGCGGTTCAGAATAGCAATCAGTTATGGAATTGCTGTTtcataatatttgtattttcccaTGCAGACAAATTTAGGCTGCAAagtgggagtaagcctcattgaaatcagtgggacttgcttttgagtagacatgcataggattgtgatgttAGTGCTTTTTAAATATTGCCCAAATTTAAAAGATCCTTTTGTGATCAAACAATCCAAAACAAAATGGAGATCATCTTATGAACCAACTCCCACACTTGATAGAGCTTGTTGTCTTTTGTTCCAGTTGTGGAATATGCTTTGCCTTGCCTTACCAccataaattaattttatgtTCCCAGATGTTTCTGACCATAGTAATGTATGCCCAAGGGTGATCTATCCCtctgcatctcccccccccccccgcaccctgtCCCTAATTGTCTTATGTTCTGACTGTGCCCATAGGGTCACATATTTTTTCTTTGACTCTACCTCCAATATGAAGAATGGATAGAAAATGGTCTGAGGAGTAGATGTTCCAAGGAGCTATAGACATGAAAAAACTATGGTAGATTTGGTTTAATTGCATTTCCAATACCTAGTCAGATTGGTTAAccactatggccccgttcagacaacatgcttaaaccatgctgcttaaccacaaaatgcattaaccttaatgctttctattagccattttgtggttaagcagcatgtggCTCCAATGATGAGCTGTTTGAAAATACAACTGTTAGATCATGGAGGCCAAGatcattttctttgttttaactTTTGGGAACATGAACAGACTGGCAAATCCATGGTTGCAGTAACTAATAAAGGTTTGTCTGGCACTGCCCTTCTCAGAACAGTTCTTTTGTCCAGAGGGACCTGAGTGCAGGAGACAGCGAAGCTCTAGTACAATGTTGCCACCCATGGGTTTCATATAACTAAGGCAGCTCCTGAGGTTGCTGTAAATGATCTGTGAGGCGAATGACTAAAGGTTTAGAAATAGAAACAGCTTAAACATATTCTCTTATCTAAGACATTGTATCTCAGCACTAAAGTTTTCTGCCTGGACAATATAAATTCATGTGTACGTTAGCACAATTTTATGTACTTTATTTTCAGTTTTCAGTTTCTAATTCTGTTCTTTCTGGTAATGTGCTAACGCTGCCACGCTAGCAGCTTACATTCCCAAAGCACACAGGTGATTTTATCCTCAACTGAGCTCTGATACCAATGGTGACTGGGAGGAAAAACACTTTAGGACTGGTGGGCAGGGCTTGCCTGAAGGGTATATGGCAAGTAAAGGGTTGGTTCATCACTCCTCATGTTTTAGTTTAAAGGTTTGACTTCCCACCACCTTGCCACATATTTTACCTTTAGATAAATGGATTTACCATTGTCGTTAAGTTTGCGTTTAATTGGGATTTCTGCATTTATCACCCACACACTTTCAAACATACCTTCATACCCATATGAGCTAGAaacatggaggagggaagaaggacagataaaatattccaaaagctgaattctgcatcCAGTGCAACAATCTGTATCCTTCTGTACATATATATTTCTGTTAGTTGTCGGGCAGGGTCACTTACTTATAAGTTCCACATATGGCTATATCATTAGAAATCGTTTATTATAGGCATCAGCTATTGAATCGCATAGGTTAAGGAACTAATATAAAAGTAAACAGCAGTGTCACGTATCAACTTATTAACACTTTAAtgatcactccctctaatagatACTTTGGGTGGTGAGTGACAACGGGGTTAAAAGCCAAAATGGGACCACAGAAAAGAGGTACCGGCATGCTCGGGAGAACCCCAAGATTTAcagaaactcttttttaaaaaaaaaaaaaaaaaaaagtctaataGATCAATTCCTTCCTTGGAGCAATTCCTGCTCCAAGATCCCAATGGAGGTTAAGCATGCTAAATAGGAATGTTGAGTGTTGgttggaaaaggaaaaggagcacatgtTAGATGTGATGACAAAATTCAACATTTTCTTACAGGTCCTACATCTTCCCTAAATATCAAAGTCCTTCAGTTTGTTAATCTATGCAACCTTTAATTAGACATATGGGTTTTGTGAAATGTATGTTCAGATTCCAAGCTCAGCATAAATATGTTAGCTAGGgtgtattgattttatttatttacagtatttatatactgttcccaaTTCaggaatttcagagcggtgtacaacttgaatgaaagaataaaaacagaatgaatacacaattaaaaatacatttttaaaagaaactaaactgcaataaaactgtggctggtcattagggGGGAAGTCCAGTTCTTTGCAACCATCATTGTCCTTCAGTCGTGGCCATCAGTAACAGAAACAAGGGTGAGATGATTTTCCAGTTCCCTGTGCCATTGAGAATCTGCTTCTGAGGACTGGGGGACCTTTTGGAACTGCATGAGTGGGGGAAATAGGCAAAAACAGCCCCCTACCCTTTAGTTAGTGGAGGCCGCTGCTACATCAAAAAGTCTTCTTGATCTAACAAAGGCTGTGCTAATGAAAGGAGAGGAGACTCCTTCCCTTTGTGCAAGGTCAGCCTTGGATGCaactcattatttattttaagtttaaTTGACAGTTTTGTGTATTCCGTGTCAACAGGAATTTCCAGTTTGGCCATATGGATGGAAATGAGTACATTAATAGTTTACTAATGGAGTAAGTACACAATTTTGGGGGGATTTCATGCTATTAATTAATGACATGTGTAGTATAATTTCTGTTACTCTTATCTGCTGTAAGCAGGTTTGCAAGAAGATATAGAAAGGTAGTGTATAAtctggtaaataaaataaaactcaagTTAGTCTTGCACAGTGTATGTTGATGTGTACTGTATGGTGACTGTGTTCATAAGAAGGGCTTTGTTTTCCCCTATGAGATTGTAACCCTAAGATTGTAACCTCTTGAAACTGGTCATTTGAATTGACAGTTCCAAAGTTATGACCTTTTCCTAGATTtataatttgtgcattttggtgattgtttcattttcaaatattttgtaTAAGGCCGTTCAACAttgaatgaaatatgaacactatAAACTACAAAAAATAACGCTTAAAAGTTTATATATCATTTCCCCACTAGATGGCAGTATTGTATAGCCAATGGAGTACAGAGAGCTATAAATATGAACTGAAAATGAAGCTGACACACATTTTGTACTGTAAAATATAAGAATTGTACAATCATATCGGTATCTCATTAGGGGGTTGTTTTACGTGCTTGATGGAACTTGAATTCTTCTGCTGTAATACTGTCATGCATACTTTTGTGGACTAGGAGAGGCTCTCAAATCTTGGAGAGGAACCAGAAATGTGTTGAATTTTGAATTCCTTCAGTGGAAGAATAtccctctctttccttctcctttaCTAGTCACTCTAATTAAGGGACTTTTCAATGTCATCTATACGCTTCTATCCAGTTCTGGTCTTTGTTGTTCCTGTAGGCAATAGAAAGGCAAGATTAGCTCTCCGTGTCTTGGTGTATCTACGAAACCACAATAGCATAAAGAAAGCTGGCCACATGCTTCCTGGCATGTGGCTTGTGCGACATGTTACCAGATAGTTGAATCACATAATTTATTGACCACTATTTATTTTATCTGGATTTAATTGTAGTACCTCTAGTTTTTCATCTTCGTCAACCACTGGGTAAGTATTTAGACCGCAAGACCTGTATCAGATGCAAGATAATAAAGCCGGGAATCAATGCATAAAACACATAATTTCACCTAGCAGACCACTATGCATGTTGAATAGGAAGGAGTATTAGGCAGAACTCTTTAGGACTCATCATAATCCTTAGTTATGAGCACATGACCATCACCGTCTTAATTGATCTTTCTACAAGAAATGAACCATTTTATCAGTACCATAAATAGGTTGCCATGCATTCAAGTTCTACTAGGCGCTAATATGATCAAGTTGTTGTGTTTTCTTCCTCCTAATCCTTCTTGCAAATATATAATTCCTGGGCTCATCATTAATGAACTGCATGCTGATAAAACCTTTTTCTAAAAATCTGAATTGTTTGATTTTTACTGTTCCAGTGATGTGAAAATTCCCAGTATTGTTGTACTGAATACATCCAATCAACAGTATTTCCTACCTCATAAACCTATTGAGAGCATTGAAGATATGGTCCAGTTCATTAATGAGATCTTGGAAGGCACTGCAGAAGTAAGTCTTTCTCTGTATTGAAAATGTCTTAACAGTATTTTGAATTGTTCAAAGATGGTTAAACAATTCATTAGCTGCATTTGCGGTATCTTGCTTGAAGATGCCTTCAACTTCTTGAAAAGTAAAAAAGAGTCTGGAGAGCATTGCTAACAACTCAGTGTTCAGTTTGTATCTATAGGGTAGTTAACTGTAATACATTGAACCATAGGGAGATTTCTGTACTGAGAGGATGGAAGAGTTGGGAAGAGTGAAGAAAATGAGCAGGAGAAACTGTGCCAAGAATGATACTTGGGCAAATGGCAACCAGTTGTACATTTGATAGTTGCATCATAGTACTATCGATTAATGTATTTTGTAAAATGACAGTCCCTGAAAAAGCAAACACAATGAAAAGAATTGTAGCCATACATCACATTAGGCAAAATAATTTTGCAATTGGGGTTGGGATGTGTTTCTTGGGAAGCAATGAACACACATACCTCTGACAATGTTGAAAAcataaatgaattattattattattattattactactactacatttctataccaccccatagctcaacctctctgggcggtttacttaagattaaaacattaaaaacgatatacCAAATTTAATACCATAAAAACCTACCACaccacagacagtatacacaagaGCATACATCTAAAATTAACTATAAGCTTTCAGCTGAACCTAAAAACACATCTGGATTGGTTAGGCTCATGACATCTTGCTGAAtgactgggaaaagagaaaagtcttgacctggtgccaaaaaggtagcaatgttggtgccaggtagaCCTtgttgggaagctcattccataattggggaggcaccacagagaaggccctctcccttgttgccatattttgagcctccttcggagtaggcaaccggaggaggaccttagatgtggatCTCCCGATCATCAGAAGGTAATTTCTCCAGTGGGAAAAGATGATGGTTACGTCATCAATTACTGGTGAGGCAACATTGTGAATGAAAGCTGAAGTGTAAATGAAAAGTGCTGCTGATGGCTTTTACCTTTCAAATTTCAGGCACAGGGTGGAGATGGAATTCTTCAACGAATCAAGAGAATAATTTATGATGCCAAGTCTACTATAGGAGTAAGTAAATTCCCATTAAACTTAAAATAAGTACTAAGCATCCAAATGAACCCATTGAGTTTTCATTTGCTCTTGTGATTCTAGTGTGGTATCTGCCTTTTCAATTAGTTGGCTATAATGTACCTTTCTTTTGAAACACATTTCTCAAGATACAGAATGTGAGACAGGAATTATTTGGATAGTCTCTGAATTTATCATTGGATGCTGCTGATGGCCTACTAGAAACACAAATGGCTGCCATAGCAAGAGTTAGTAGTTTTCCACACGCACATTGAATCTGTTTTGGGGACAAAGGCTACAGAGCTGCTCCCATAACTACTTGAGTGGATTTGCcctaagattaaaaaaatatgatGGTTTTAGTAATTTATTCTTTTCAGATCCAAAAGGATCAGAACAAGTTATACAGTAGGGTATTTGTaaagactcccagtccaacactttagccactacaccacactggctttctctgTGCCATGCAGTGCTAACTGTGCCCCATCCTCAACATACTAAGGATTTTCCATTAGCCAGAATTgaagctgcctgctgctgctgtcctaGTGGTGGGGAGAGTTAGGGCAGCAGAAGGAACTACAGTGTAAGCGTATTGCAAAGGAGAGAGATAGAGATTTCCCTGGCTTTTGTGGTTGTATATGGGTGCCATAAAAGCTTTGCATGACATTCCATTCTCAATACCTTTCTCTCACTTCCACATGTGagattttaaactttttagtgAAGCAATTTGACTCAATTCAAAATAAGTTAACATATAAATAGGATTTAGCAGTATAGGCCTTAACTAAATGATCAGAGTTTTGTAATATAATTGAAATATGAAATAGTAAACATGGGTTTGTAGAATACTCTAAATGTTGTGAAAGTATTACTGATGGTTAATTATTTCTCAACAGTCGGTTTTCAAGAGTTCCCCCCTTCTGGGCTGCTTTTTGTTTGGTCTAccgctgggtgtcatcagcatcaTGTGTTATGGGATTTGCACTGCTGACACTGAGGGAGGGTCAGATGAAGCAGAGGCATCTAAGAAGGATACAACAGGCAGGGAACTGACTGATGAAGGCACTGAAGAAGAACCAGAGGAGGAAAACAATGATAGCCCTATAGAACTTCCAGATGGAGAGCAAGAACAGAAATCTAcagtggaaaagaaaaaagactaaattgctttattaaaaaggtttttttcgtAGAATTTCCAAATAGAGACTTATTTATTGAATCGGTTATTTACCTGTGACCTTCAGAAATGAGAACCTTTTTGTTTGATTTACATGCATGCATTCAAATTGCTTGGCCGTGAAGAGGAACGGGTAGAAACATGGATTTTGAAGTCTCAATCTACCTTTTTCCTGCTGAAACGAAATCAAATTAATGGTTCATTTTACATGGATGCACAGTGCTGTTGGATGAAacaatgtttctctctctctctctctctctctctctctctctctttctctctctcttctgtctaTTGATACCTGTGTTTAAAATTGGTTTTAACAGTGTGGCCAAAATAAATAAGGCTCTTCTCTCTTTAACAATAAATAAGAAAGCAGGGCTGTTCTCAGCCTGGAGTAAAATCTGTAAATATTACTGAGCTTTAGAAACACTTAATGGGAACCACATCTTTGGGATGttatataaatgtatttttattttcgtTACTATAGTTTTCGAGAAGCAATACTTTTTTACATTTTGGTTTTTGAAGAAAAAATGGTAAATTATCTCTTATGGAAGTGACATGGCATCACTAAAGACAAGTATTGCAGTCCACCTAGAATTACTTTTTAATACAAGTTTAGTTCTTTTAAAAGTAATTCTTGTTTACTTGATATATACTTTTGGAGTCCATTGAATACTGCATATTGATCTAATATCTGCATTACTAAAGATTCACTTCTGTATTTAATGTACAGAGGATATTTCTCCCAAATCGTAACTACTTGACAAATTTGAGTGTTCCATTTGTTTATGGCAACATTAGTAGGatgatgtgtgtgtatgggtgtatTACACAATTTATGACAAACCTTCCTTTAATATGCCAAAATATTTTTCAAGTGGGTTAAATAATATTGCTATAACTTTGGTTTCTACAAGTGGAAAATACTTATTTGAGCAAATATTTTATGGGCTTGTTAAACATTGACACCTGCGTTTGATATCCCTGTTGATTACATGTTGATTGGGAAGGGCAAGTTAATTATCTGTAGCACTGTGGGCATTTATAGAAAAGGGGCTATACGCTA carries:
- the TMX3 gene encoding protein disulfide-isomerase TMX3, giving the protein MGAAREELRSLLLATVAGLILSVDASFVEDLDDSFKENRKDDIWLVDFYAPWCGHCKKLEPVWNEVGKEMGSIGSPVKVGKMDATSYSSVASEFGVRGYPTIKLLKADLAYNYRGPRTKDDIIEFANRVAGPVIRPLPSQQMFEHVQKRHRVLFLYIGGESPLKEKYIEVASELIVYTYFFSASEEILPEHVTLPEMPAVLVFKDGTYFVYDEYEDGDLSSWINRERFQGYLNVDGFTLYELGDTGKLVAIAIIDDKNLSAEHTRLRSIVQDVAKNYRDHFHRNFQFGHMDGNEYINSLLMDDVKIPSIVVLNTSNQQYFLPHKPIESIEDMVQFINEILEGTAEAQGGDGILQRIKRIIYDAKSTIGSVFKSSPLLGCFLFGLPLGVISIMCYGICTADTEGGSDEAEASKKDTTGRELTDEGTEEEPEEENNDSPIELPDGEQEQKSTVEKKKD